A genomic stretch from Edaphobacter aggregans includes:
- a CDS encoding DUF885 family protein, which translates to MYCVSMARTVKLSALLCAVLLVCLQPAHAAFDHSKLEALSASFWQWRATEQPFTNDDIPRIERAPDFVVDWSPAAVKRYHARITDFEKQWRTIDITGASIQDQIDYRLLGSAIARVYWELDVIPDWRRNPGFYVDQSLGSVYAVLLPPPPIQADRQKQIIARLQRIPATLTIARENLDDMRGPYMRITLDSLQNIETRLQTFKSALLPELAPENRAPFEKATAAAQDALVSYRQWLQTKSAGLPEKTAVGREAYLYFLHNVALMSWTPEQMLTAGRQEWERSVAFESLAQAANTGKPQPPLFHSLEAQIASGEREELAMREYLVSHGILSVPSDVQHYHDMAMPAYIVPLSFLGVTDDLTGPSRLDQNSVSYKRPPSTKLGFFALVSAHDTRPLMIHEGVPGHYFQMAWSWHHPDPIRRHYYDSESNEGIGFYAEEMMLQAGLFDSTPRMKESIYSMMRLRALRVEVDVRLALGEFTLEQAADYLAFTVPMDKGTASSEAAMFASTPGQAITYQIGKLDIMRMLSEARRKQGDNFKLQTFHDFIWLNGNLPFSLQRWEMLNDPSDIPPIPASFSWSGR; encoded by the coding sequence ATGTACTGTGTCAGCATGGCCCGTACAGTGAAGCTCTCCGCACTACTCTGCGCCGTCCTGCTCGTCTGCCTCCAACCAGCTCACGCCGCATTCGATCACTCGAAACTTGAAGCTCTGAGTGCCTCTTTCTGGCAGTGGCGAGCCACCGAGCAGCCCTTCACCAACGACGACATCCCCCGCATCGAACGCGCCCCAGACTTCGTCGTCGACTGGTCACCGGCGGCCGTCAAACGCTACCATGCCCGCATCACCGACTTCGAAAAGCAATGGCGCACAATCGACATCACCGGCGCGTCCATTCAGGATCAAATCGACTACCGCCTCCTCGGCTCTGCTATCGCCCGCGTCTACTGGGAACTCGACGTCATCCCCGACTGGCGCCGCAACCCCGGCTTCTACGTCGATCAGAGCCTCGGCAGCGTCTACGCCGTTCTACTCCCGCCGCCTCCGATTCAGGCAGACCGTCAAAAACAAATCATCGCCCGACTGCAACGCATCCCCGCAACACTCACCATCGCTCGCGAAAACCTCGACGACATGCGCGGCCCCTACATGCGCATCACACTCGACTCACTCCAAAACATCGAAACCCGCCTCCAGACCTTCAAGTCCGCGCTCTTGCCGGAGTTGGCTCCAGAAAATCGCGCTCCCTTCGAGAAGGCCACCGCCGCCGCACAGGACGCCCTCGTCAGCTATCGTCAATGGCTCCAGACCAAATCCGCGGGCCTGCCCGAGAAGACAGCAGTAGGCCGCGAAGCCTATCTCTACTTCCTCCACAACGTAGCCCTCATGTCATGGACGCCCGAGCAGATGCTCACCGCCGGTCGTCAGGAGTGGGAGCGTTCTGTCGCCTTCGAGAGCCTCGCCCAAGCAGCCAACACCGGCAAGCCGCAGCCACCACTCTTTCACAGCCTCGAAGCCCAAATCGCCAGCGGCGAAAGGGAAGAGCTGGCCATGCGCGAGTACCTCGTCAGCCACGGCATCCTCTCCGTTCCGTCAGACGTCCAGCACTATCACGACATGGCGATGCCCGCCTACATCGTGCCGCTCTCCTTTCTCGGAGTCACCGACGACCTCACCGGGCCATCCCGGCTCGATCAAAACAGCGTCAGCTACAAGCGCCCACCCAGCACAAAGCTGGGCTTCTTCGCACTGGTCAGCGCACACGACACCCGCCCACTTATGATCCACGAAGGCGTCCCCGGCCACTACTTCCAAATGGCCTGGAGCTGGCACCACCCCGACCCCATCCGCCGTCACTACTACGACTCCGAATCGAACGAAGGCATCGGCTTCTACGCCGAAGAGATGATGCTGCAAGCCGGTCTCTTCGACTCCACGCCCCGCATGAAGGAGAGCATCTACAGCATGATGCGGCTCCGCGCCCTCCGCGTCGAAGTAGACGTCCGCCTCGCACTAGGCGAGTTCACACTCGAGCAAGCCGCAGACTATCTAGCCTTCACCGTCCCCATGGACAAGGGCACAGCAAGCAGCGAGGCTGCCATGTTCGCCTCCACCCCCGGCCAGGCCATCACCTACCAAATCGGCAAGCTCGACATCATGCGCATGCTCTCCGAAGCCCGCCGCAAACAAGGCGACAACTTCAAACTCCAGACCTTCCACGACTTCATCTGGCTCAACGGCAACTTACCCTTTTCGCTCCAACGATGGGAGATGCTCAACGATCCCAGCGACATCCCACCGATCCCCGCAAGCTTCTCCTGGAGCGGCCGATAG
- a CDS encoding acetyl-CoA carboxylase carboxyltransferase subunit alpha gives MAEHQTSKAGHHSPAPAPVPEAWVKTELARHPQRPYPMDFIEALFTDFSEIHGDRAFGDDGAMSCGMANFNGEPVLVVGNLKGRTLKERVARKFGSPDPEGYRKALRCMRIAEKFGRPIFTFIDLAGANPGIGAEERGQGEAIARNLIEMSRLRVPTIATITGEGGSGGALALAVADRVLMLENAIYSVISPEGCASIMWKDAAKKQQAAAALKYTATDVQLLGCVDDVIPEPEGGTQNDPAVAMSIVGEKLRYHLGSLRSLSLDDLLEQRYQKFRNIAQFYTTA, from the coding sequence ATGGCAGAACACCAAACCAGCAAAGCAGGCCACCACTCTCCCGCTCCGGCTCCTGTTCCCGAGGCTTGGGTCAAAACAGAGCTGGCGCGGCACCCGCAACGCCCATATCCAATGGACTTCATCGAAGCACTCTTCACCGACTTCAGCGAGATCCACGGCGACCGTGCCTTTGGCGACGACGGCGCGATGTCCTGCGGTATGGCGAACTTCAACGGCGAACCGGTCCTCGTCGTTGGAAACCTTAAAGGTCGCACCCTCAAGGAGCGCGTAGCCCGCAAGTTCGGCTCGCCCGATCCCGAAGGCTATCGCAAAGCTCTCCGCTGCATGAGGATCGCCGAAAAATTTGGCCGCCCCATCTTCACCTTCATCGATCTTGCAGGAGCCAACCCCGGCATCGGTGCCGAAGAGCGTGGTCAGGGCGAAGCCATCGCCCGCAACCTCATCGAAATGTCGCGCCTCCGCGTCCCCACCATCGCCACCATCACCGGCGAAGGCGGCTCAGGTGGCGCCCTCGCTCTGGCCGTAGCCGACCGGGTCCTCATGCTCGAGAACGCAATCTATTCGGTCATCTCCCCCGAAGGCTGCGCCTCCATCATGTGGAAAGACGCCGCCAAGAAACAGCAAGCAGCAGCCGCTCTCAAGTACACCGCAACCGACGTTCAGCTACTAGGTTGCGTCGACGATGTCATCCCCGAGCCCGAAGGCGGCACGCAGAACGACCCCGCCGTCGCCATGTCCATCGTCGGCGAAAAACTCCGTTACCACCTCGGCTCCCTTCGCTCTCTGTCGCTCGATGATCTTCTCGAGCAGCGCTACCAGAAGTTCCGGAATATCGCGCAGTTTTACACCACCGCCTAG
- a CDS encoding CPBP family intramembrane glutamic endopeptidase — MSAPDSNLPGRTTRTLQLALFATSLTWFVSSHILAGRAAHGITRQFNLEPGRPLLSALFLLFLLAVGFSLLNTIARQHGSLSAVLGLPKRPTARIEWTQGAAIGWGMAILAVLPLALTRSLHVSLWIAPRAFWLLLLNLAAMAVGTLAEEVVFRGYPFRRLIAAIGPVGATLIMSLLFGLAHAFNTDSSWSSVLLTMLAGILLSVAWLRTHGLWLPWGIHFAWNASLGILFGLPVSGDTSFATIVLSTTHGPLWLTGGDYGPEAAFFTGLVLIAGIIVLIRVTRDYAWDYTHAPIVPGGYPMDVAPPPAHAAMEQEAAARPPALVQILPTTPQSRSVDEEPKP; from the coding sequence TTGTCCGCGCCCGATTCGAATCTGCCAGGCCGCACCACCAGAACGCTGCAGCTTGCGCTCTTTGCCACATCACTGACATGGTTCGTCTCCTCCCATATCCTCGCGGGGCGGGCTGCACACGGCATCACCCGGCAGTTCAATCTGGAGCCGGGACGCCCACTTCTTTCGGCCCTTTTCCTGCTCTTCCTGCTCGCCGTAGGTTTCTCGCTGCTCAACACCATCGCCCGTCAACACGGGTCTCTTAGCGCCGTGCTTGGACTGCCCAAGCGTCCCACTGCGCGAATCGAGTGGACACAGGGCGCCGCAATCGGATGGGGTATGGCCATCCTCGCCGTTCTTCCGCTTGCTCTCACCCGCTCTCTGCACGTCAGTCTCTGGATCGCGCCCCGAGCCTTTTGGCTTCTCCTCCTCAACCTCGCGGCCATGGCTGTCGGAACCCTCGCCGAAGAGGTCGTCTTCCGCGGCTATCCTTTCCGTCGCCTCATCGCGGCCATTGGTCCCGTCGGTGCCACTCTCATCATGTCGCTACTCTTCGGACTGGCCCACGCCTTCAACACCGACTCCAGTTGGAGCAGCGTCCTTCTCACCATGCTCGCCGGCATCCTGCTCTCGGTCGCATGGCTCCGAACCCACGGACTTTGGCTCCCCTGGGGCATCCACTTTGCCTGGAACGCGAGCCTCGGCATTCTCTTCGGACTCCCCGTCAGCGGAGACACCAGTTTCGCGACCATCGTTCTCTCCACCACTCACGGCCCCCTCTGGCTTACCGGCGGAGACTACGGCCCTGAAGCCGCCTTCTTCACAGGCCTGGTTCTCATCGCTGGAATCATCGTCCTCATCCGCGTTACCCGCGACTACGCATGGGACTACACCCATGCGCCCATCGTGCCCGGCGGTTATCCCATGGACGTCGCTCCACCCCCGGCCCACGCCGCAATGGAACAAGAGGCCGCCGCCCGCCCTCCAGCCCTCGTCCAAATCCTTCCCACCACCCCGCAGAGCCGGTCAGTCGACGAAGAACCAAAGCCCTAA
- a CDS encoding dimethylarginine dimethylaminohydrolase family protein, which yields MITSNPVISTVVSSPSHLASLPHFDRPTYLMCPPQFYDVNYVINPWMAGNLHRPSRDAAFAQWNNLHQHLQRISDVRLLQARPNLPDMVFVAHSALVQHGVAAVSSFAHPQRQAEEQYLRRWFQTAGFLVWETPRETAFEGEGDALFNATGDHLWAAHGVRTCRQSHRHVADAWHTPVTSLHLVDPRFYHLDTCFAPLSGGHLLYFPAAFDGPSLAKIEAAYPVDKRIAVTETEATHFVCNLINTGKNIIMGTAGTDLATRLTKLGYEVAELDLSEFLRGGGSAKALALRLSDTTVTNALPISM from the coding sequence ATGATTACCAGCAACCCCGTAATATCCACAGTAGTATCCTCCCCCTCGCACCTGGCCTCCCTCCCACATTTTGATCGCCCCACTTATCTGATGTGCCCACCCCAGTTTTACGACGTCAACTACGTCATAAACCCCTGGATGGCCGGCAATCTTCACCGCCCTTCGCGCGACGCAGCTTTCGCCCAATGGAACAACCTCCACCAGCATCTGCAGCGCATCTCCGACGTCCGTCTCCTCCAGGCTCGTCCCAACCTGCCCGACATGGTCTTCGTTGCTCACTCCGCCCTCGTGCAACACGGAGTAGCCGCCGTCTCCAGCTTCGCCCATCCACAGCGTCAGGCTGAAGAGCAGTACCTCCGCCGCTGGTTCCAAACCGCTGGCTTCCTCGTCTGGGAGACCCCCCGCGAGACCGCCTTCGAGGGCGAAGGTGACGCCCTCTTCAACGCCACCGGTGACCATCTCTGGGCAGCCCACGGCGTCCGCACCTGCCGCCAGAGCCACCGCCACGTCGCCGACGCCTGGCACACACCCGTGACGTCACTTCACCTCGTCGATCCACGCTTTTACCACCTGGATACCTGCTTCGCACCACTCAGCGGAGGCCACCTGCTCTACTTCCCGGCAGCCTTCGACGGCCCATCGCTGGCAAAGATCGAAGCTGCCTACCCAGTAGATAAGCGCATAGCCGTCACCGAGACCGAGGCCACTCACTTCGTCTGCAACCTCATCAACACAGGCAAAAACATCATCATGGGCACCGCCGGAACTGACTTGGCCACCCGCCTCACCAAACTCGGCTACGAGGTCGCAGAACTAGACCTCAGCGAGTTCCTACGCGGCGGAGGCTCAGCCAAAGCTCTGGCCCTGCGCCTGAGCGACACCACCGTAACGAACGCCTTACCCATCAGCATGTAA
- a CDS encoding MBL fold metallo-hydrolase: protein MDSLGLSVKGLLIFVSLLCVCKASPVTAQSCGAVGVSVQVLGSGGPESQDKRASTSYLVWENGKARVIVDAGGGSALRFGESGAQMSQVDVFLFSHFHVDHTSDFPALIFSSWFEDRNRPLPIYGPSGNKFMPSTTEFVRDLFSDPHGAYRYLSDLVDPGADGSYKLQPHDVAATLVPVLVFRNADMALYAVSVVHGAFPALAWRVEIGGKRIVFSGDTNGEGEGLTQLALNADLFVAHNAVPEGATGVERHLHMPPSVIGTTAANAHVKQLVLSHRMLRTLGKENETQAEIRRRFSGPIVFANDLDCFPIK from the coding sequence ATGGACTCGCTGGGACTATCGGTGAAAGGTCTCCTTATTTTTGTGTCCCTGCTCTGTGTGTGTAAGGCTTCGCCTGTAACGGCGCAATCATGCGGCGCTGTAGGTGTTTCGGTGCAGGTGCTCGGCTCAGGCGGCCCGGAGTCGCAGGATAAGCGGGCGTCGACCAGCTATCTGGTATGGGAGAACGGTAAGGCGCGGGTGATAGTTGATGCAGGAGGCGGCAGCGCTCTTCGGTTTGGGGAGAGTGGAGCGCAGATGTCGCAGGTGGACGTTTTTCTGTTCAGCCATTTTCATGTCGATCACACCAGCGACTTCCCTGCTTTGATCTTTTCTTCGTGGTTTGAAGACCGCAATCGCCCGCTGCCGATCTACGGCCCTTCGGGGAACAAGTTCATGCCTTCCACCACCGAGTTTGTGCGCGATCTCTTCAGTGATCCGCATGGAGCTTATCGGTATCTGAGCGACCTCGTGGATCCTGGCGCCGACGGAAGCTACAAATTGCAGCCGCATGATGTTGCGGCTACCTTAGTGCCGGTTCTCGTGTTTCGCAATGCCGATATGGCGCTGTATGCAGTGAGCGTCGTTCATGGTGCGTTTCCTGCGCTGGCTTGGCGAGTGGAGATTGGCGGCAAGCGGATTGTCTTTAGTGGAGATACGAACGGCGAAGGAGAGGGCCTGACTCAGCTGGCGTTGAATGCGGATTTATTTGTCGCTCATAATGCCGTGCCGGAGGGCGCTACCGGGGTGGAGAGGCATCTCCATATGCCGCCTTCCGTCATTGGAACGACCGCTGCGAATGCTCATGTGAAGCAATTGGTGCTGTCGCATCGGATGCTGCGGACTTTGGGGAAAGAGAATGAGACTCAGGCCGAGATAAGGCGCCGGTTTTCGGGGCCGATCGTATTCGCCAACGATCTTGATTGCTTTCCAATAAAGTGA
- the pyrF gene encoding orotidine-5'-phosphate decarboxylase: MTKSVLHDGLSSDLVSPPGAQEAKDRLTVALDFPSAAEALKLVDRLEGACQWLKVGMELYYAAGNGLVEALRGRGYSVFLDLKLHDIPNTVAGAVRSVTRAGAGLLTVHAGGGAAMMRAAAEAANVPGGPRLLAVTVLTSMDAEELAGVGVAASPGNQVLLLARLAKAAGIDGMVCSAGEVEALRKVMGPETMLVVPGIRPVGSDIGDQRRVATPEVAIARGASMLVVGRPITKAADPGAAARAILKEIGRVVATTD; encoded by the coding sequence ATGACAAAAAGTGTTCTGCATGATGGCTTGAGCAGCGATCTGGTGAGTCCGCCTGGGGCTCAGGAGGCGAAGGACCGGCTTACTGTGGCTTTGGACTTCCCTTCTGCGGCTGAGGCGCTTAAGTTGGTGGATCGGCTCGAGGGGGCCTGCCAGTGGCTGAAGGTTGGGATGGAGCTGTACTACGCGGCTGGCAATGGGCTGGTGGAGGCTTTGCGGGGGCGGGGGTACAGCGTCTTTCTGGATTTAAAGCTGCACGATATTCCGAATACGGTTGCCGGGGCGGTGCGTTCGGTGACGCGGGCGGGGGCTGGATTGCTTACGGTTCATGCCGGGGGTGGGGCGGCCATGATGCGGGCTGCGGCTGAGGCGGCGAATGTGCCGGGTGGCCCGAGGCTGCTGGCGGTTACGGTGCTGACGAGCATGGATGCTGAGGAGTTGGCGGGGGTGGGGGTTGCGGCTTCTCCTGGCAATCAGGTGCTTCTGTTGGCTCGGCTGGCTAAGGCGGCTGGGATTGATGGGATGGTGTGCTCAGCTGGCGAGGTGGAGGCTCTGCGGAAGGTGATGGGGCCGGAGACGATGCTGGTGGTTCCTGGGATTCGTCCTGTGGGGAGCGACATAGGGGATCAGCGGCGGGTGGCTACGCCCGAGGTGGCGATTGCACGGGGGGCTTCGATGCTGGTGGTGGGACGGCCGATTACGAAGGCGGCAGATCCGGGGGCTGCGGCGCGGGCGATTCTTAAAGAGATAGGGCGGGTTGTAGCGACCACCGATTAA
- a CDS encoding septal ring lytic transglycosylase RlpA family protein produces the protein MKMIPADMREKSISMVKAGVAAVTLIFTLGSAASATDTTPDAKVKPETTKPRRWFQIGQASWYGRHFQGHTTANGEQFDMNGLTCAHRSLPLNSWIRVTNLKNRKSIFVRVNDRGPVPQNRIVDLSYAAAKAVGLAGIGKVKLETMRSGDMEMTEALLAQLKMPLIPVYGE, from the coding sequence ATGAAAATGATTCCAGCTGATATGCGAGAGAAGAGTATCTCGATGGTGAAGGCGGGAGTTGCTGCGGTGACGCTCATCTTCACGCTGGGGAGCGCGGCGTCGGCTACCGACACGACTCCTGATGCAAAAGTTAAACCTGAGACTACCAAGCCACGCCGGTGGTTCCAGATTGGGCAGGCGTCCTGGTACGGGCGTCACTTCCAGGGACACACCACCGCGAATGGCGAGCAGTTCGATATGAATGGACTGACTTGCGCGCACCGGAGCCTTCCGTTGAATAGCTGGATCCGGGTAACCAACCTCAAGAACCGCAAATCGATCTTTGTGCGAGTCAACGACCGTGGACCGGTGCCGCAGAACCGAATTGTCGACCTGTCGTACGCTGCAGCGAAGGCGGTCGGTCTGGCAGGGATTGGCAAGGTCAAGCTGGAAACTATGCGGAGCGGCGATATGGAGATGACCGAGGCTTTGTTGGCTCAGCTCAAGATGCCTTTGATTCCTGTTTACGGCGAGTAA
- the thiD gene encoding bifunctional hydroxymethylpyrimidine kinase/phosphomethylpyrimidine kinase → MQTVLTIAGFDPSSGAGVTADLMVFAANGFFGTSCITSITVQSTLGVEASHPVSAETVRDTLDCLHDDLPADGIKIGMLATAPIVAAVVDFLTRIRSLTPRIPIVLDPVLRSTSGRELLSQEGLALLRTRLVPLVDWITPNLSELHLLTGLPVTGRDDLTPAAQALQQTFRGLNVLATAGHLDPPNDLLLTDTGEAHSLPGEHIPTTSTHGTGCTLSSALLSRLVLGDDPYDAARSAKQYTTQAIRTAPRLGHGHGPLNHLWPLRHP, encoded by the coding sequence ATGCAAACTGTTCTCACTATCGCCGGCTTCGATCCCTCCTCCGGTGCCGGAGTCACGGCCGACCTTATGGTCTTCGCCGCCAACGGCTTCTTCGGAACCTCTTGCATTACCAGCATTACGGTTCAATCTACCCTGGGTGTAGAGGCCTCTCACCCGGTCTCAGCCGAAACCGTCCGCGACACCCTAGACTGCCTCCACGACGACCTGCCTGCCGACGGTATCAAGATCGGAATGCTCGCAACCGCTCCCATCGTAGCCGCGGTAGTCGACTTCCTCACCCGCATCCGCAGCCTTACCCCACGCATCCCCATCGTCTTGGACCCCGTTCTCCGCTCCACTTCAGGCAGGGAACTACTCTCCCAGGAAGGCCTAGCCCTCCTCCGAACACGCCTCGTGCCCTTGGTCGACTGGATCACCCCGAACCTGTCCGAACTGCATCTCCTGACCGGCCTGCCCGTCACTGGCCGCGATGACCTCACACCAGCTGCCCAGGCTCTCCAGCAGACGTTCCGTGGCCTTAACGTCCTTGCCACCGCCGGTCATCTGGATCCACCCAACGACCTCCTCCTCACCGATACCGGTGAAGCCCACTCGCTCCCCGGCGAACACATCCCGACCACCTCCACCCACGGCACAGGCTGCACCCTCTCCAGCGCCCTCCTCAGCCGCCTCGTCCTGGGCGACGATCCCTACGATGCCGCCCGATCCGCCAAGCAGTACACCACCCAAGCCATCCGCACCGCCCCCAGACTAGGCCACGGGCATGGTCCACTGAACCACCTCTGGCCCTTACGCCACCCCTAA
- a CDS encoding DUF1800 domain-containing protein: MASSLSSIALRSLRCGTAGLLAVMMAAPSEIFAQSKEASMAQGSAKSSQGKIEGDEKILHALDRFTYGPRAGDLERVRAMGLNAWFSQQLNPSSIDDRALEERLAVYPAMRLSLPQLMEMYPTQGMVRATMNGRGPGVPSGEAEKAIYADQMARQQDKKKGKNPDDMAEDVPRLPQEQTEAILALPPDKRFSALCRMRPQELRQLRQSLNRDQREHLTEGFTAQQIEMLAAFNSPQGVVAAEVVQTKLLRDIYTERQLNEVMTDFWLNHFNVYIRKSQQAPYYIASYERDVIRPRALGRFEDLLVAVASSPAMMNYLDNSLSVGPRSQFANRPARNDKNAKRPDGLNENYARELMELHTVGVNGGYAQKDVTEVAKVFTGWTVGGKRNMRIEAYPRWPRMVMQENGAEQVVPEFDWTKHEPGSKVVMGFTIKEGGEKEGLQVLHMLATSPKTAQFISTKLAVRFVSDNPPQAMIDRMAKTFTSSNGDIRRVLMAMINSPEFWSRETYRAKVKTPQDFVVSAVRASGAEVESPGALVNVIADLGMPLYGMQTPNGYSMKADPWNNTVSLVERMNFALALSSNRVAGVTTDWAAVLGNQGGTLTPETKEAKLEDKLLHISVGERTRQTILMQISTDADQQEASLKQVTVKDRKRDPLAVVSGKAWRPEDMSGIDSQSALAAGLLFGSPEFQRR, encoded by the coding sequence GTGGCTAGTTCCCTTTCTTCGATCGCTTTGCGGAGTCTGCGTTGCGGGACAGCTGGCCTTTTGGCCGTGATGATGGCCGCGCCGAGCGAGATCTTTGCTCAGAGCAAGGAAGCCTCGATGGCTCAGGGTTCGGCGAAGAGTTCGCAGGGCAAGATCGAAGGGGATGAGAAGATCCTACACGCCTTGGACCGCTTCACCTATGGGCCGCGTGCCGGCGATCTGGAACGCGTCCGGGCGATGGGTCTGAATGCATGGTTCAGCCAGCAGTTGAATCCGTCCAGCATTGACGACAGAGCGTTGGAGGAACGGCTTGCGGTCTATCCTGCGATGCGGCTCTCGCTACCGCAGTTGATGGAGATGTATCCGACCCAAGGGATGGTTCGCGCCACGATGAACGGCCGCGGACCGGGCGTTCCGAGTGGCGAGGCGGAGAAGGCGATCTACGCAGACCAGATGGCGCGGCAGCAGGACAAAAAGAAGGGGAAGAACCCCGATGACATGGCCGAAGATGTCCCTCGTCTGCCGCAGGAGCAGACCGAGGCCATTCTGGCCCTGCCGCCCGACAAGCGATTTTCTGCCTTATGCCGGATGAGGCCGCAGGAGTTGAGACAGCTCAGGCAGTCGCTGAACCGGGACCAGAGGGAGCATCTGACGGAGGGCTTTACTGCTCAGCAGATTGAGATGCTGGCGGCGTTCAATAGTCCCCAAGGCGTCGTAGCTGCTGAGGTCGTGCAGACCAAACTGCTAAGAGATATCTATACCGAACGTCAGTTGAACGAGGTGATGACAGACTTCTGGCTCAATCACTTCAATGTTTACATCAGGAAATCGCAACAAGCTCCTTATTACATTGCAAGTTATGAACGGGACGTAATTCGTCCGCGAGCCCTGGGACGGTTCGAGGATCTGCTTGTGGCGGTGGCGTCGAGCCCGGCCATGATGAACTACCTGGACAACTCGCTGAGTGTGGGCCCCCGGTCTCAGTTTGCAAATCGGCCAGCGCGAAATGACAAAAACGCCAAACGTCCGGATGGGTTGAATGAGAACTATGCCCGAGAGCTGATGGAGTTGCACACCGTGGGAGTGAACGGCGGATACGCCCAGAAGGACGTCACGGAGGTGGCGAAGGTTTTTACAGGTTGGACTGTTGGAGGCAAGCGGAATATGCGTATTGAAGCGTACCCGCGCTGGCCCCGGATGGTGATGCAGGAGAACGGGGCCGAGCAGGTGGTACCTGAGTTCGATTGGACCAAACATGAGCCGGGGTCGAAGGTGGTGATGGGGTTCACGATCAAGGAGGGCGGAGAGAAGGAGGGCCTCCAAGTACTTCATATGCTGGCAACGAGCCCGAAGACGGCTCAGTTCATCTCGACCAAACTGGCGGTGCGGTTTGTGAGCGACAATCCTCCGCAGGCGATGATAGACCGGATGGCCAAGACGTTTACGAGTTCGAATGGCGATATCCGGCGGGTGCTGATGGCGATGATCAACTCGCCGGAGTTCTGGTCGCGCGAGACTTACCGGGCGAAGGTAAAGACACCGCAGGACTTTGTGGTCTCGGCGGTTCGAGCCTCGGGTGCGGAAGTGGAGAGTCCCGGCGCGCTAGTAAATGTGATTGCTGACCTGGGAATGCCGCTGTATGGGATGCAAACGCCGAACGGGTACTCAATGAAGGCGGACCCTTGGAATAACACAGTATCGTTGGTCGAGCGGATGAACTTTGCGCTGGCGTTGTCGTCGAACCGGGTGGCGGGCGTGACGACTGATTGGGCTGCAGTGCTGGGTAACCAGGGCGGGACGCTTACCCCAGAGACCAAAGAGGCGAAGCTTGAGGACAAGTTGCTTCACATCTCCGTGGGAGAGCGTACGCGGCAGACCATCCTGATGCAGATCAGTACGGACGCCGATCAGCAGGAGGCTAGCCTGAAGCAGGTCACCGTAAAAGACCGAAAGAGAGATCCGCTGGCTGTGGTGAGCGGAAAGGCATGGCGCCCTGAGGACATGAGCGGGATCGACAGTCAGTCTGCCCTAGCGGCGGGCTTACTGTTTGGATCACCTGAATTTCAGCGGCGGTGA
- the thiS gene encoding sulfur carrier protein ThiS — protein sequence MSLTLVLNGQTRTFATLSQPSSLDLLIAELALKGDRVAVEHNGEIVPRAAWPQTPLTEGDRLEVVHFVGGGT from the coding sequence ATGTCTCTCACGCTAGTTCTCAACGGCCAGACCCGCACCTTTGCCACGCTTTCGCAACCCTCAAGCCTGGATCTTCTCATCGCCGAACTCGCCCTCAAAGGCGACCGCGTAGCCGTCGAGCATAATGGCGAGATCGTCCCTCGCGCCGCGTGGCCCCAGACGCCCCTCACTGAAGGCGACCGCCTTGAGGTCGTGCACTTTGTTGGCGGCGGGACCTAG